The Carassius carassius chromosome 9, fCarCar2.1, whole genome shotgun sequence genome includes a region encoding these proteins:
- the LOC132149456 gene encoding calmodulin-regulated spectrin-associated protein 3-like isoform X6, translating to MVDSNVMRKTFVVPDIKPLDQYDLTRARICASVGWLLGKSYGNAENVPVELRDPFYCDQYEQEHLKPPVTRLLLSPELYCRTYGLLLGGSPGAEGPPKDIPALLQVLGRKGLAPKDQNAPVTEAELRQKPIKMSAHLELIDALMAVGAMEMVSRVLVSGGSELLGTEATWDRALLYWVNTLNQKLKEQTEGTLNDASQPSTEPQPVQPSCPTRWYWKLVPIRYRKDRMQSKLKPYFPVVNEVKDLSNGCAIATVIHHYCPGLLRLEDVCMKDSMSVGDSLYNLQLIREFCDSCLKSCCPLALEDLLYSPSELKTSILSFLAELLYWFEVSKPDFVQPLQNCELTETSGRTSNGNSGSSNSGSQSIFKRPFLPISSPVTAATEAAGRTWTKKPLSIPFGLDSDVDIVMGNPVITRSVSSDNLNPAGQSMTRDSYTPPEDLSHLLSKTPGPNGPQRASWATQTRPLLAEENGIDDSETGELPTIEEALQIIHNEEKMEPRLHPDGAPDGFYLHSLDDPANARLNGSLVTLSSSAPSRSGMLYNRSSGVPPEPSRTRHPSEGSRDDDSVLRDGSMDSDVSEDLPKIQSTPATPASGPRITEPRCEKTPDSGVRMTNFAERKKKLVPEQVQPSEPQAPQMTTWAKKLEESPSKSPAVSTEMSELGARLEEKRKAIEAQKKRIEAIFAKHRQRLGKSAFLQLKKEQEDGDGEEGRQGEVGTSSIENDLSRLALEEKLARLESEEEQEEQQQEQLKNGPSVEEEGNIKTYVQQDNPVEKEKAGVGIPGGKDTAPLGNYNNAVSKLSAALNSLQNDMQRLSEQQNQLMKKKAAPNNQACGVPPSSIPSITAPSRLSRESNRNLPSASSSPSPSRKIASHTAPPKSPASHRRAQSAPPKSPKLHRHPRPAELKTPASTRVITPPQSVDNIPHLRRVSPWQCRDQNSSSFSIGTSSQSESRSASSLARTEDNISDTGSSEDHTIFSMELDSGSSQVLPRKDHQGGGSSSGAPSEWSFESHLPAAGFNGKHKSLIEISLSSLKALEGEETDQSQDNFSDSMSDQTEPEISGGVGFFFKQDEARPEDEMERRRAALLEKQQKRAEEIKRRRQEQERESEPNRSSSMDESRRGEERPRTPSTPPPPRTPPPEGTPQRRGDFTRQEYERRHQLKIMEDLDKVLRQKPTTVRGVKKQRPKTVFRDDSDLSRSPAKGFMGSRLNKVYSHSTTNLSSMANDNGTLTVRKSPSRSHSPSRLLSPGRLAAQNGDWENESTISSPASIPEYTGPKLYKEPSFKSNKFIIHNAISRCCLAGKVNEPQKNKIVEEMEKSPANHFLILFRDASCQFRAVYTMNPETEEMVRLVGVGPRVINPTMVESIYKYSSDRKQFTAIPSKTMSMSVDAFTIPGHLWERKRPGTPKKLGTPK from the exons AGTGCCCACTTGGAGTTGATAGATGCCTTAATGGCAGTGGGTGCCATGGAGATGGTGAGCAGAGTCTTGGTGAGCGGCGGATCAGAGCTGCTTGGTACAGAGGCAACCTGGGACAGAGCCCTGCTCTACTGGGTGAACACG CTAAACCAAAAACTGAAGGAACAAACAGAAGGTACACTAAATGATGCATCTCAGCCTAGTACTGAACCACAGCCTGTTCAACCTTCG TGTCCCACCCGCTGGTACTGGAAACTTGTTCCT ATCCGGTACAGGAAGGACAGGATGCAGTCTAAACTCAAACCCTATTTTCCTGTGGTGAATGAAGTGAAGGATCTCTCGAATGGATGTGCTATTGCTACTGTTATTCACCATTACTGTCCCGGGCTTCTGAGATTAGAGG ATGTATGTATGAAGGACTCGATGTCTGTGGGTGACAGCCTGTACAACCTACAGCTGATTCGAGAGTTCTGTGACAGCTGTTTAAAGAGCTGCTGCCCTCTAGCGTTGGAGGATTTGCTCTACAGTCCATCAGAATTAAAG ACAAGCATACTGAGCTTTCTGGCAGAGCTCTTGTATTGGTTCGAGGTCTCAAAGCCAGATTTTGTTCAGCCCCTGCAGAACTGTGAGCTTACTG aaaCATCTGGAAGGACCAGCAATGGCAACAGTGGGTCCAGCAATAG TGGTTCTCAATCTATCTTCAAAAGGCCTTTCCTGCCCATCTCTTCCCCTgtgactgcagcaacag AGGCAGCAGGACGAACGTGGACTAAGAAACCACTAAG TATTCCTTTTGGACTGGATAGTGATGTGGACATTGTGATGGGGAACCCAGTTATAACTCGGTCTGTCAGTTCGGACAATCTTAATCCTGCTGGTCAATCCATGACACGTGACTCCTACACGCCTCCAGAGGACCTCAGCCACTTGCTGAGTAAGACTCCTGGCCCTAATGGCCCTCAAAGAGCTTCCTGGGCCACTCAAACTCGTCCATTGCTAGCCGAAGAGAACGGCATTGATGATAGTGAAACAGGAGAGCTACCAACAATTGAAGAGGCACTGCAGATCATCCACAATGAGGAGAAGATGGAGCCTCGCCTTCACCCGGATGGGGCTCCCGATGGTTTCTACCTGCATTCACTGGATGATCCAGCAAATGCTAGACTCAATGGGAGCCTAGTGACACTCAGCTCTTCAGCACCATCCCGTTCAGGAATGCTCTACAACCGATCCTCAGGAGTCCCACCAGAGCCCAGCCGCACCAGACACCCCTCAGAGGGATCCAGAGATGACGACTCCGTGTTAAGAGATGGAAGCATGGATTCAGATGTCTCAGAAGATCTTCCAAAAATTCAATCTACCCCTGCCACACCCGCTTCGGGTCCTCGCATAACAGAACCACGTTGTGAAAAGACACCGGATAGCGGTGTTAGGATGACCAATTTTGCAGAACGGAAGAAGAAACTTGTTCCAGAGCAGGTACAACCCAGTGAACCACAGGCACCACAAATGACTACATGGGCCAAGAAATTAGAAGAGAGTCCCAGTAAGAGTCCTGCTGTCAGCACTGAAATGTCAGAGCTGGGGGCGAGGCTGGAGGAGAAGCGGAAGGCCATTGAGGCACAGAAGAAACGTATAGAAGCCATCTTTGCCAAACACAGGCAGCGGCTAGGCAAAAGTGCGTTCCTACAGTTAAAGAAGGAGCAGGAGGATGGGGATGGTGAGGAAGGACGTCAAGGGGAGGTTGGCACCTCCTCCATAGAAAATGACCTCAGCCGTTTGGCACTGGAGGAGAAACTGGCACGTTTAGAGAGCGAAGAGGAGCAGGAGGAGCAACAGCAGGAACAGTTGAAAAACGGCCCCTCAGTAGAAGAAGAGGGGAATATCAAGACCTATGTCCAACAGGACAATCCAGTAGAGAAAGAAAAAGCTGGAGTAGGAATTCCTGGAGGAAAAGACACGGCCCCACTGGGAAATTACAATAACGCTGTGTCTAAACTAAGTGCCGCTCTCAATTCTCTCCAAAATGATATGCAGCGTCTCTCGGAGCAGCAGAACCAGCTGATGAAGAAAAAGGCAGCTCCTAACAACCAGGCCTGTGGCGTCCCACCCAGCTCCATACCCTCAATAACTGCACCTTCTCGTTTGTCAAGAGAGTCCAATCGCAACCTCCCCTCTGCCTCCTCCTCTCCTTCCCCATCTCGCAAGATTGCAAGTCACACCGCTCCCCCCAAATCACCTGCATCCCACCGTAGGGCACAGTCTGCACCTCCAAAGAGCCCCAAACTGCATCGCCACCCTCGACCTGCAGAGCTCAAGACTCCTGCTTCAACAAGAGTTATAACTCCCCCTCAAAGTGTGGACAACATTCCTCATTTGCGAAGAGTGTCCCCGTGGCAATGCAGGGATCAGAACTCATCCTCTTTCAGCATAGGTACCTCCAGTCAGAGTGAGTCCCGCTCAGCTTCGTCCCTGGCTAGAACAGAGGACAACATTTCAGACACAGGCTCCAGTGAGGACCATACAATCTTCAGTATGGAACTGGATAGCGGATCTTCACAGGTTCTGCCGCGAAAGGATCACCAGGGTGGCGGCAGCAGCTCAGGAGCTCCTTCCGAGTGGTCCTTTGAGAGTCACCTTCCTGCAGCAGGTTTCAATGGCAAGCACAAAAGCCTTATCGAGATCTCACTGTCCTCCCTCAAAGCATTGGAGGGTGAAGAAACCGATCAGAGCCAGGATAACTTCTCAGATTCAATGAGTGACCAAACAGAGCCAGAAATTAGTGGTGGAGTTGGATTCTTCTTCAAG CAGGATGAAGCTCGACCTGAGGATGAGATGGAGAGGAGAAGAGCAGCATTACTTGAGAAACAACAAAAGAGAGCAGAGGAGATCAAGAGACGAAGACAGGagcaagaaagagagagtgagccaAA TAGGTCATCTTCAATGGATGAGTCTcgcagaggagaggagagacccCGAACTCCTTCTACCCCTCCGCCTCCACGCACCCCTCCACCAGAGGGCACTCCTCAGCGGCGTGGAGACTTCACACGCCAGGAGTATGAACGGCGACATCAGCTAAAAATAATGGAGGATTTAGATAAAGTACTCCGCCAGAAACCCACTACAGTGAGAGGCGTCAAGAAGCAGAGGCCCAAAACTGTGTTCAGAGATGACTCTGACCTCTCCCGCAGCCCAGCCAAAGGGTTTATGG GTTCTAGACTTAATAAAGTTTACTCCCATTCAACAACGAATCTGTCCTCCATGGCCAATGACAATGGGACGCTAACTGTCAGAAAATCTCCAAG TCGTTCTCATTCACCATCCAGACTGCTGTCTCCAGGCCGTCTTGCTGCACAGAATGGGGACTGGGAAAATGAATCTACTATTTCATCCCCAGCCTCCATCCCAGAATATACTG GACCGAAACTCTACAAGGAGCCAAGCTTCAAGTCCAATAAGTTCATTATCCATAATGCCATCTCTCGCTGTTGTTTGGCAGGCAAGGTCAACGAAccacagaaaaacaaaattgtAGAG GAAATGGAGAAAAGCCCTGCCAACCATTTCCTCATTCTGTTTCGGGACGCCAGCTGTCAATTCCGGGCAGTTTACACCATGAACCCTGAGACAGAGGAGATGGTTCGACTCGTAGGTGTCGGGCCTCGTGTTATCAATCCCACTATGGTGGAATCGATTTACAAGTACAGCTCTGACCGCAAGCAGTTTACAGCTATCCCTTCCAAGACCATGTCCATGAGTGTGGATGCCTTTACCATTCCCGGCCACCTATGGGAGCGCAAGCGCCCGGGAACCCCAAAGAAGCTCGGGACCCCAAAATAA
- the LOC132149456 gene encoding calmodulin-regulated spectrin-associated protein 3-like isoform X1, producing the protein MVDSNVMRKTFVVPDIKPLDQYDLTRARICASVGWLLGKSYGNAENVPVELRDPFYCDQYEQEHLKPPVTRLLLSPELYCRTYGLLLGGSPGAEGPPKDIPALLQVLGRKGLAPKDQNAPVTEAELRQKPIKMSAHLELIDALMAVGAMEMVSRVLVSGGSELLGTEATWDRALLYWVNTLNQKLKEQTEGTLNDASQPSTEPQPVQPSCPTRWYWKLVPIRYRKDRMQSKLKPYFPVVNEVKDLSNGCAIATVIHHYCPGLLRLEDVCMKDSMSVGDSLYNLQLIREFCDSCLKSCCPLALEDLLYSPSELKTSILSFLAELLYWFEVSKPDFVQPLQNCELTETSGRTSNGNSGSSNSGSQSIFKRPFLPISSPVTAATGSLTQSTSMSHVEAAGRTWTKKPLSRPLSAVSFSIPFGLDSDVDIVMGNPVITRSVSSDNLNPAGQSMTRDSYTPPEDLSHLLSKTPGPNGPQRASWATQTRPLLAEENGIDDSETGELPTIEEALQIIHNEEKMEPRLHPDGAPDGFYLHSLDDPANARLNGSLVTLSSSAPSRSGMLYNRSSGVPPEPSRTRHPSEGSRDDDSVLRDGSMDSDVSEDLPKIQSTPATPASGPRITEPRCEKTPDSGVRMTNFAERKKKLVPEQVQPSEPQAPQMTTWAKKLEESPSKSPAVSTEMSELGARLEEKRKAIEAQKKRIEAIFAKHRQRLGKSAFLQLKKEQEDGDGEEGRQGEVGTSSIENDLSRLALEEKLARLESEEEQEEQQQEQLKNGPSVEEEGNIKTYVQQDNPVEKEKAGVGIPGGKDTAPLGNYNNAVSKLSAALNSLQNDMQRLSEQQNQLMKKKAAPNNQACGVPPSSIPSITAPSRLSRESNRNLPSASSSPSPSRKIASHTAPPKSPASHRRAQSAPPKSPKLHRHPRPAELKTPASTRVITPPQSVDNIPHLRRVSPWQCRDQNSSSFSIGTSSQSESRSASSLARTEDNISDTGSSEDHTIFSMELDSGSSQVLPRKDHQGGGSSSGAPSEWSFESHLPAAGFNGKHKSLIEISLSSLKALEGEETDQSQDNFSDSMSDQTEPEISGGVGFFFKQDEARPEDEMERRRAALLEKQQKRAEEIKRRRQEQERESEPNRSSSMDESRRGEERPRTPSTPPPPRTPPPEGTPQRRGDFTRQEYERRHQLKIMEDLDKVLRQKPTTVRGVKKQRPKTVFRDDSDLSRSPAKGFMGSRLNKVYSHSTTNLSSMANDNGTLTVRKSPSRSHSPSRLLSPGRLAAQNGDWENESTISSPASIPEYTGPKLYKEPSFKSNKFIIHNAISRCCLAGKVNEPQKNKIVEEMEKSPANHFLILFRDASCQFRAVYTMNPETEEMVRLVGVGPRVINPTMVESIYKYSSDRKQFTAIPSKTMSMSVDAFTIPGHLWERKRPGTPKKLGTPK; encoded by the exons AGTGCCCACTTGGAGTTGATAGATGCCTTAATGGCAGTGGGTGCCATGGAGATGGTGAGCAGAGTCTTGGTGAGCGGCGGATCAGAGCTGCTTGGTACAGAGGCAACCTGGGACAGAGCCCTGCTCTACTGGGTGAACACG CTAAACCAAAAACTGAAGGAACAAACAGAAGGTACACTAAATGATGCATCTCAGCCTAGTACTGAACCACAGCCTGTTCAACCTTCG TGTCCCACCCGCTGGTACTGGAAACTTGTTCCT ATCCGGTACAGGAAGGACAGGATGCAGTCTAAACTCAAACCCTATTTTCCTGTGGTGAATGAAGTGAAGGATCTCTCGAATGGATGTGCTATTGCTACTGTTATTCACCATTACTGTCCCGGGCTTCTGAGATTAGAGG ATGTATGTATGAAGGACTCGATGTCTGTGGGTGACAGCCTGTACAACCTACAGCTGATTCGAGAGTTCTGTGACAGCTGTTTAAAGAGCTGCTGCCCTCTAGCGTTGGAGGATTTGCTCTACAGTCCATCAGAATTAAAG ACAAGCATACTGAGCTTTCTGGCAGAGCTCTTGTATTGGTTCGAGGTCTCAAAGCCAGATTTTGTTCAGCCCCTGCAGAACTGTGAGCTTACTG aaaCATCTGGAAGGACCAGCAATGGCAACAGTGGGTCCAGCAATAG TGGTTCTCAATCTATCTTCAAAAGGCCTTTCCTGCCCATCTCTTCCCCTgtgactgcagcaacag GATCTCTGACTCAGTCTACCTCAATGTCTCATGTAGAGGCAGCAGGACGAACGTGGACTAAGAAACCACTAAG CCGTCCCTTGTCTGCTGTGTCCTTTAGTATTCCTTTTGGACTGGATAGTGATGTGGACATTGTGATGGGGAACCCAGTTATAACTCGGTCTGTCAGTTCGGACAATCTTAATCCTGCTGGTCAATCCATGACACGTGACTCCTACACGCCTCCAGAGGACCTCAGCCACTTGCTGAGTAAGACTCCTGGCCCTAATGGCCCTCAAAGAGCTTCCTGGGCCACTCAAACTCGTCCATTGCTAGCCGAAGAGAACGGCATTGATGATAGTGAAACAGGAGAGCTACCAACAATTGAAGAGGCACTGCAGATCATCCACAATGAGGAGAAGATGGAGCCTCGCCTTCACCCGGATGGGGCTCCCGATGGTTTCTACCTGCATTCACTGGATGATCCAGCAAATGCTAGACTCAATGGGAGCCTAGTGACACTCAGCTCTTCAGCACCATCCCGTTCAGGAATGCTCTACAACCGATCCTCAGGAGTCCCACCAGAGCCCAGCCGCACCAGACACCCCTCAGAGGGATCCAGAGATGACGACTCCGTGTTAAGAGATGGAAGCATGGATTCAGATGTCTCAGAAGATCTTCCAAAAATTCAATCTACCCCTGCCACACCCGCTTCGGGTCCTCGCATAACAGAACCACGTTGTGAAAAGACACCGGATAGCGGTGTTAGGATGACCAATTTTGCAGAACGGAAGAAGAAACTTGTTCCAGAGCAGGTACAACCCAGTGAACCACAGGCACCACAAATGACTACATGGGCCAAGAAATTAGAAGAGAGTCCCAGTAAGAGTCCTGCTGTCAGCACTGAAATGTCAGAGCTGGGGGCGAGGCTGGAGGAGAAGCGGAAGGCCATTGAGGCACAGAAGAAACGTATAGAAGCCATCTTTGCCAAACACAGGCAGCGGCTAGGCAAAAGTGCGTTCCTACAGTTAAAGAAGGAGCAGGAGGATGGGGATGGTGAGGAAGGACGTCAAGGGGAGGTTGGCACCTCCTCCATAGAAAATGACCTCAGCCGTTTGGCACTGGAGGAGAAACTGGCACGTTTAGAGAGCGAAGAGGAGCAGGAGGAGCAACAGCAGGAACAGTTGAAAAACGGCCCCTCAGTAGAAGAAGAGGGGAATATCAAGACCTATGTCCAACAGGACAATCCAGTAGAGAAAGAAAAAGCTGGAGTAGGAATTCCTGGAGGAAAAGACACGGCCCCACTGGGAAATTACAATAACGCTGTGTCTAAACTAAGTGCCGCTCTCAATTCTCTCCAAAATGATATGCAGCGTCTCTCGGAGCAGCAGAACCAGCTGATGAAGAAAAAGGCAGCTCCTAACAACCAGGCCTGTGGCGTCCCACCCAGCTCCATACCCTCAATAACTGCACCTTCTCGTTTGTCAAGAGAGTCCAATCGCAACCTCCCCTCTGCCTCCTCCTCTCCTTCCCCATCTCGCAAGATTGCAAGTCACACCGCTCCCCCCAAATCACCTGCATCCCACCGTAGGGCACAGTCTGCACCTCCAAAGAGCCCCAAACTGCATCGCCACCCTCGACCTGCAGAGCTCAAGACTCCTGCTTCAACAAGAGTTATAACTCCCCCTCAAAGTGTGGACAACATTCCTCATTTGCGAAGAGTGTCCCCGTGGCAATGCAGGGATCAGAACTCATCCTCTTTCAGCATAGGTACCTCCAGTCAGAGTGAGTCCCGCTCAGCTTCGTCCCTGGCTAGAACAGAGGACAACATTTCAGACACAGGCTCCAGTGAGGACCATACAATCTTCAGTATGGAACTGGATAGCGGATCTTCACAGGTTCTGCCGCGAAAGGATCACCAGGGTGGCGGCAGCAGCTCAGGAGCTCCTTCCGAGTGGTCCTTTGAGAGTCACCTTCCTGCAGCAGGTTTCAATGGCAAGCACAAAAGCCTTATCGAGATCTCACTGTCCTCCCTCAAAGCATTGGAGGGTGAAGAAACCGATCAGAGCCAGGATAACTTCTCAGATTCAATGAGTGACCAAACAGAGCCAGAAATTAGTGGTGGAGTTGGATTCTTCTTCAAG CAGGATGAAGCTCGACCTGAGGATGAGATGGAGAGGAGAAGAGCAGCATTACTTGAGAAACAACAAAAGAGAGCAGAGGAGATCAAGAGACGAAGACAGGagcaagaaagagagagtgagccaAA TAGGTCATCTTCAATGGATGAGTCTcgcagaggagaggagagacccCGAACTCCTTCTACCCCTCCGCCTCCACGCACCCCTCCACCAGAGGGCACTCCTCAGCGGCGTGGAGACTTCACACGCCAGGAGTATGAACGGCGACATCAGCTAAAAATAATGGAGGATTTAGATAAAGTACTCCGCCAGAAACCCACTACAGTGAGAGGCGTCAAGAAGCAGAGGCCCAAAACTGTGTTCAGAGATGACTCTGACCTCTCCCGCAGCCCAGCCAAAGGGTTTATGG GTTCTAGACTTAATAAAGTTTACTCCCATTCAACAACGAATCTGTCCTCCATGGCCAATGACAATGGGACGCTAACTGTCAGAAAATCTCCAAG TCGTTCTCATTCACCATCCAGACTGCTGTCTCCAGGCCGTCTTGCTGCACAGAATGGGGACTGGGAAAATGAATCTACTATTTCATCCCCAGCCTCCATCCCAGAATATACTG GACCGAAACTCTACAAGGAGCCAAGCTTCAAGTCCAATAAGTTCATTATCCATAATGCCATCTCTCGCTGTTGTTTGGCAGGCAAGGTCAACGAAccacagaaaaacaaaattgtAGAG GAAATGGAGAAAAGCCCTGCCAACCATTTCCTCATTCTGTTTCGGGACGCCAGCTGTCAATTCCGGGCAGTTTACACCATGAACCCTGAGACAGAGGAGATGGTTCGACTCGTAGGTGTCGGGCCTCGTGTTATCAATCCCACTATGGTGGAATCGATTTACAAGTACAGCTCTGACCGCAAGCAGTTTACAGCTATCCCTTCCAAGACCATGTCCATGAGTGTGGATGCCTTTACCATTCCCGGCCACCTATGGGAGCGCAAGCGCCCGGGAACCCCAAAGAAGCTCGGGACCCCAAAATAA